A genomic region of Micromonospora sp. NBC_01796 contains the following coding sequences:
- a CDS encoding recombinase family protein yields the protein MKFAFYGRVSTEDNQDPEASRNWQIARARSLIEAAGHTIITEYFDIGTSRSLPWKRRPRAADLLTALRNPRRGFDGVVIGEPQRAFYGNQFGLTFPLFEHFGVQLWIPEVGGAVDPGSDAHDLVMSLYGGMSKGERNRIKIRVRSAMAAQAATEGRFLGGRPPYGYRLADAGPHPNPSKAADGRRLHRLEPDPLTAPVVARIYREFLAGSGIYAIAEGLTRDGIPSPSAADPRRNPHRHGNAWAKSAVRVILLNRRYTGRQVWNRQRKAEILIDIEDVALGHETKMRWNPAREWIYSAALVHDPLIDDDTFEQVQAQIAAGARRPGVKSKPRASKRGYALSGLLFCGLCERRMVGSFNNNRNHYRCTYAAEYTDANSIAHPRSLYVREDKIIEQIDPWISRAFRPANLQVTLQAIADAQHNDADQQRIAAAREKITICQTKLDRYRAALEAGTDPTLVQQWTTQVQAEKATVEAELRQLTGRRTMTPDEIDTMVEALSGIANILRTADRADKAQVYQQLGLKLTYKPGLRIIEAEANPDGSCTSLCPRGDLNPHALYGH from the coding sequence ATGAAATTTGCCTTCTACGGACGCGTGTCCACCGAGGACAATCAGGACCCCGAAGCATCCCGCAACTGGCAAATCGCCCGCGCCCGCAGCCTCATTGAAGCTGCCGGGCACACGATCATCACGGAATACTTCGACATTGGCACCTCCCGGTCCCTGCCATGGAAACGACGACCACGGGCGGCGGACCTACTTACCGCGCTGCGCAATCCGCGTCGGGGCTTCGACGGCGTCGTTATCGGCGAGCCACAGCGCGCCTTCTACGGCAACCAGTTCGGACTTACCTTCCCGCTGTTCGAACACTTCGGCGTCCAGCTGTGGATTCCCGAAGTCGGCGGCGCGGTCGACCCGGGCAGCGACGCCCACGACCTAGTTATGTCGCTCTACGGCGGAATGAGCAAAGGCGAACGGAACCGGATCAAGATCCGAGTCCGCTCGGCGATGGCCGCCCAGGCCGCCACCGAGGGTAGATTCCTCGGCGGTCGTCCCCCATATGGTTATCGGCTCGCTGACGCTGGACCGCACCCGAACCCGAGCAAGGCGGCCGACGGCCGACGACTGCACCGCCTCGAGCCCGACCCGCTCACCGCACCTGTCGTCGCCCGGATCTACCGCGAGTTCCTCGCCGGCTCGGGCATCTACGCCATCGCCGAAGGACTCACCCGCGACGGCATCCCGTCCCCGTCTGCGGCCGACCCGCGACGCAACCCCCACCGACACGGCAACGCCTGGGCCAAGAGCGCCGTACGCGTGATCCTGCTAAACCGCCGGTACACCGGCCGGCAGGTATGGAACCGGCAACGTAAAGCCGAGATCCTCATCGACATCGAAGACGTCGCCCTCGGCCACGAAACGAAGATGCGCTGGAACCCCGCCCGCGAATGGATCTACTCCGCCGCACTCGTGCACGATCCCCTCATCGACGACGACACGTTTGAGCAGGTCCAGGCCCAGATCGCGGCGGGAGCACGCCGGCCGGGCGTCAAGTCCAAGCCACGTGCGAGCAAGCGTGGCTACGCCCTGTCCGGCCTGTTGTTCTGCGGGCTGTGCGAACGACGGATGGTCGGCAGCTTCAACAACAACCGCAACCACTACCGGTGCACCTACGCCGCCGAATACACCGACGCCAACAGCATCGCCCACCCCCGCAGCCTCTACGTCCGCGAGGACAAAATCATCGAACAGATCGACCCGTGGATCAGTCGGGCATTCAGACCAGCCAACCTCCAGGTCACCCTGCAAGCCATCGCCGACGCCCAGCACAACGACGCCGACCAGCAGCGCATCGCCGCCGCCCGCGAAAAGATCACCATCTGCCAGACCAAGCTCGACCGCTACCGAGCCGCACTGGAAGCAGGCACCGACCCCACACTCGTCCAGCAATGGACCACCCAAGTCCAGGCAGAAAAGGCCACCGTCGAGGCCGAGCTACGCCAACTCACCGGCCGCCGCACCATGACCCCCGACGAGATCGACACCATGGTCGAGGCACTCTCCGGCATCGCCAACATCCTGCGCACCGCCGACCGCGCCGACAAGGCCCAGGTCTACCAGCAACTCGGACTCAAGCTCACATACAAACCAGGCCTCCGCATCATCGAAGCGGAGGCCAACCCTGATGGATCATGTACTAGTTTGTGTCCGAGGGGGGACTTGAACCCCCACGCCCTATACGGGCACTAG
- a CDS encoding tetratricopeptide repeat protein → MSQPPPLPAVRRNAQALADAGDSPGARRLLAQAIEAGRPAYGEDDREVLATGHLLARLHVQADDPAAARRVLEEALAAGLRRWGDGDPLLLAISFDLGTVAEELGNRHEARRNFTRVATAGPAALGVDHWTVRAAREYLGESPSPGGTGAVPEPATVTFPASRTGTAAGPSTFAASGTGTAAGPSTFASSGTGAAATPSAVGGAGGTVPNAPVPVPPPVDGTTTPHPPVAAWPTSAAPSQAAPPQAAPPQAAPPQATPRFTSSPSRTAPDLPGQRVEPAPIQPKPVQPRPVQPTPTQPTPTQPTPTQSTPTQPTATQRIPAQPVPTRPDPSTGGPALQVTYTDVVDGAPTRAVPVQRGWPVSDPEATRSVSAPQLPPYQVITTSTPAAPAPGPASRGHGAVIAAGIAAAVAVLAAIVVVVVTLLNAPATNNGPPAGPDAEQSAGADPDSGAGGSPPTDLALRDEGTAITITWVDSSGGTVSFIVAGARSGQQLGPMATLKPGSTKHTVNGLSATVDYCFTVVAVYSTEVVATSQQVCTKRG, encoded by the coding sequence GTGTCCCAGCCGCCTCCCCTGCCCGCCGTCCGACGCAACGCGCAGGCGCTCGCCGACGCCGGTGACTCCCCCGGCGCCCGCCGACTGCTCGCCCAGGCGATCGAGGCGGGCCGGCCGGCGTACGGGGAGGATGACCGGGAGGTGCTGGCGACCGGACATCTGCTGGCCCGGCTGCACGTACAGGCCGATGATCCGGCTGCTGCCCGGCGGGTGCTGGAGGAGGCGCTCGCCGCCGGTCTGCGGCGTTGGGGCGACGGCGATCCGCTGCTCCTGGCGATCTCCTTCGATCTTGGCACGGTCGCCGAGGAACTGGGCAACCGGCACGAGGCCCGCCGCAACTTCACCCGGGTTGCCACCGCCGGGCCCGCGGCGCTCGGTGTCGACCACTGGACGGTACGGGCAGCGCGCGAGTACCTCGGCGAGTCGCCCTCGCCCGGTGGCACCGGCGCGGTTCCGGAACCGGCCACCGTCACCTTCCCCGCGAGCAGGACCGGGACAGCGGCAGGTCCCTCGACCTTCGCCGCGAGCGGGACCGGGACAGCGGCAGGTCCGTCGACCTTCGCCTCGAGCGGGACCGGGGCAGCGGCAACTCCGTCAGCGGTCGGCGGCGCCGGGGGCACCGTGCCGAACGCACCGGTGCCCGTGCCGCCACCGGTCGACGGGACCACCACCCCGCACCCTCCTGTAGCGGCATGGCCGACCTCGGCCGCCCCATCACAGGCAGCCCCGCCACAGGCAGCCCCGCCACAGGCAGCCCCGCCACAGGCAACACCGCGGTTCACCTCGTCCCCGTCCCGGACCGCGCCGGACCTGCCGGGGCAGCGGGTGGAGCCGGCACCGATCCAGCCGAAGCCGGTACAACCGCGGCCGGTACAACCGACACCAACACAACCGACACCAACACAACCGACACCAACACAATCGACGCCGACACAACCGACGGCGACACAACGGATACCGGCACAGCCGGTACCGACGCGGCCGGACCCGTCCACCGGCGGGCCCGCGCTCCAGGTGACGTACACCGATGTCGTTGACGGGGCTCCGACCCGGGCCGTACCGGTGCAACGGGGGTGGCCGGTATCGGACCCGGAGGCAACCCGCTCGGTGTCGGCGCCGCAGCTGCCGCCGTACCAGGTGATCACGACATCGACACCGGCGGCGCCGGCGCCGGGCCCGGCGAGCCGGGGTCACGGCGCGGTGATCGCGGCCGGGATCGCGGCGGCCGTGGCGGTGCTGGCCGCGATCGTGGTGGTGGTCGTCACCCTGCTGAACGCGCCGGCTACGAACAACGGGCCGCCGGCCGGGCCGGACGCCGAACAGAGTGCGGGGGCCGACCCGGATTCGGGTGCCGGCGGAAGTCCGCCGACGGACCTTGCCCTGCGCGACGAGGGTACGGCGATCACGATCACCTGGGTCGACTCGAGCGGCGGTACGGTGTCCTTCATCGTGGCGGGCGCCCGGAGCGGGCAGCAGCTCGGTCCGATGGCGACCCTCAAGCCCGGCAGTACGAAGCACACGGTCAATGGGTTGAGCGCGACGGTCGACTACTGCTTCACCGTGGTCGCCGTCTACTCGACCGAGGTTGTTGCCACCTCTCAGCAGGTGTGCACCAAGCGCGGTTAG
- a CDS encoding RidA family protein yields MTITRTNPVGLHGTPGYHHVTVVSAGRTAYLAGQCPLDSTGALVGPGDVGAQVDQVVANTMAVLASIGAGPEDVVRTVIYVVSDDRSVLGGVWSRLRESPLAAAFASASTLLGVAQLGFTDQLVELDVTAALP; encoded by the coding sequence ATGACGATCACGCGTACGAACCCGGTGGGGTTGCACGGGACTCCGGGGTACCACCACGTGACCGTGGTGTCCGCTGGGCGTACGGCCTATCTCGCCGGGCAGTGCCCGCTCGATTCGACCGGGGCGTTGGTGGGTCCGGGAGACGTCGGTGCCCAGGTCGACCAGGTGGTGGCGAACACGATGGCCGTACTGGCCTCGATCGGTGCCGGACCCGAGGATGTCGTACGGACGGTGATTTACGTGGTCAGTGACGATCGCTCGGTGCTCGGTGGAGTCTGGTCGCGTCTGCGGGAGTCGCCGCTGGCCGCCGCGTTCGCCAGCGCCAGCACCCTGCTCGGGGTGGCCCAGCTGGGCTTCACGGACCAACTGGTGGAACTCGACGTCACCGCCGCACTGCCCTAG